CGTACTAGTGGGTGATAACTCTGTAGGTGAATTTTACTCGGTTGCGTTGACTAATAATATGCAGCAAGCCGATACTGGCACCAAAATGATTCATATTGGGAAAAATACCCGCAGCACAATAATTTCTAAAGGTATCTCTGCTGGTAATTCTAGTAACAGTTATCGGGGTTTAGTGAAAATTAACCCGAAGGCACAAGGAGCTAGAAACTACTCCCAGTGCGACTCTATGTTAATTGGGGATAATGCCCACGCCAATACTTTCCCTTACATTCAAGTACAAAATAATACTGGTAAGGTAGAGCATGAAGCTTCTACTTCTAAGATTGGGGAAGACCAACTATTTTACTTTGCACAGCGAGGTATTTCCACTGAAGATGCGTTAAAGATGATGATTAGCGGCTTCTGTAAGGATGTGTTTAATAACCTGCCGATGGAATTTGCTGTGGAAGCTGATAAGCTATTGAGTCTGAAGTTGGAAGGTAGTGTTGGGTAAATCGAACACAGATAAACACAGATGCACACAGATAAATATCTGTGTTTATCGCCTTGCATCTGTGGTCGAAATAAAAAAACTACAGAGAGCGCAGAGAATATATAAAAAGAGAGAACATGATTATTGAAAATAGCGAAGTTGTACTCTTAGTAAGAGACTTGACGGCTGAGGTTGATGGGACATCAATTCTCAAAGGTGTAAATCTGGAAGTACGTTCTGGCGAGATTCATGCGATTATGGGACCGAATGGTTCTGGTAAAAGTACCTTTTCTAAGGTGTTGGCTGGACATCCGGCGTATGAAGTGACTGGCGGTGAGGTGATTTTCCAGGGACAGAATTTGCTGGAAATGGAACCGGAAGAACGTGCTAGGAGTGGGATATTTTTGGCGTTTCAGTATCCTTTAGAGATTCCAGGTGTCAGCAATTTAGATTTCTTGCGCGTGGCGTATAATTCTAAGCGGAAGGCGCAGGGTTTGGAAGAAATTGATGCTTTTGATTTTGACGACTTGGTAGAGGAAAAACTGGAAGTTGTGAAAATGGACTCGGCTTTTCTCAACCGGAGTGTGAATGAAGGTTTCTCTGGTGGTGAAAAAAAGCGCAATGAGATTTTGCAAATGGCGTTACTAGAACCTAAACTGGCAATTCTGGATGAAACAGATTCAGGTTTGGATATTGACGCCCTCAAAATTGTGGCAAATGGGGTGAATCAATTGACTAGTCCTGAGAATGCCACAATTATGATTACTCACTATCAGCGACTGCTTAATTATATTGTGCCGGACTATGTTCATGTGATGGCACAAGGACGAATTATTAAGTCTGGTGGTAAGGAGTTAGCGTTAGAGTTAGAATCTCGTGGTTATGACTGGTTGTTAGATGAATTTGCGGCTGAGGTGGGTGTGTAATGACTATGCAAGTTTCTCCTAGTCCAATTCCTAACTCAAGTGCAGCTAGTTTGACTGGAACTTTGCTAGATAGAGATGCTTATTTAACTGAGTTATTAAATCGGGTGACTGTATCAAAGTCAGAGGGTTGGTTGCAAGAGGTACGCGATCGCGCGGCGAACTGGGTGCGTCATTCGACTCTTCCTACCACCCGCGATGAAGAATGGCGGTTTACTGATTTGTCTGCTTTACGGCAGGTGAAGTTTAGTTTTCAACCGAGACAAATATCAGATGCAAAAGGTACACCTTTATCTCTGCCAGAAGCAATAACAAGTCGTTTAGTATTTGTCAATGGCAATTTTGCACCTGCTTTGTCCGCGATCGCAAACTTGCCACCAGGGGTTAAGGTTAGTAATTTAGATAATTTACCTGCGGAATATCAGAAACTGTTGCAGCAATATTTAGCACAATCTGAGGGTGCGCTGGAAGTGTTAACCGCCCTCAATACTGCTGGAATGACTGATGCAGCAGTAGTTTGGATTGACAAAAATGTGATGGTGGAAACGCCTATTCATCTACAGTTTATAACTGTAGCTGAGCCTTCCATTATGTCTCTACCACGTTGTTTAGTAGTGGCAGAAACTGGTAGCAGCATCACTTTAATTGAAGAGTACACAACTCGCACAGGTGAAGTAGGTGTATTACCTGAGAATACTACTCCAGAATTTGTTGGCTTTACTAATGCGGTAACAGAAATTTGGATTGGAGAAAATGCTCAGGTAAATCATACCCGAATTCAATGCGAATATGTAGCAGATTTCCACATTGGCAAAACTGCCGTTACGCAAGCACGTTACAGTCGCTATACCTGTAATGCGATAACTTTAGGTGCTAAAATTTCGCGCCACAATTTAGAGATTTTGCAAACTGGTGAGCAAACGGAAACCACTTTGAATGGATTGACGGTGATCGGTGGTAATCAGTTAGCAGATACTCACAGTGCCATCGCTCTCAATTATCCTTATGGTACAAGTCGGCAATTGCACAAAACTATCGTAGGCGATCGCGCTCATGCAGTGTTCAATGGCAAAGTTTTTGTTCCTAAACTAGCGCAGCTGACAGACGCAGCACAATTGAATCGCAATTTGCTGCTATCATCTAAAGCCAGAGTTGATACCAAACCCCAATTAGAAATTACCGCAGATAACGTTAAATGCGCTCATGGTGCGACTGTTAGTCAGTTGGAAGACGATGAAATCTTCTACCTGCAAAGTCGGGGTATTGATGAAGAAAGTGCGCGCAGTTTATTAGTTCATGCCTTCGCTGCGGAAATTATTCACCAAGTACCAGTTCCTTCGCTGTGTGAAAAACTCACGCAAACCGTCAACCGATTTTAGATTTTGGATTTTAGATTGTGTAGCGTTTGTTATTTGTTAAATGTTATCTGAAACAATCATCCATTAACAACCAACCCATTCCCATTACCCAATCCCAAATCCAAAATCATAAATCCCAAATCCAAAATCCAAAATTCTATGACTTTTACCCAAGAAAGAACCCTTGCTGATAAAGTCCGTCTTGACTTCCCAATTTTACACCAGGAAGTCAACGGCAAACCTTTAGTATACTTTGACAATGCTGCGACATCCCAAAAACCTCTGTTCGTACTCGATACTCTGCGAGACTACTACGAGCAGTACAATGCTAATGTCCATCGTGGCGTCCATACCCTCAGTGCTAAAGCTACCGAGGCTTATGAAGCAGCGAGAGATAAAGTTGCTGCCTTCGTTAATGCTGCATCACGTCAGGAAATTGTTTTTACCCGCAATGCAACTGAAGCGATCAACTTGGTTGCTTACAGTTGGGGAATGAACAATTTGCATCCAGGAGACGAGATTATTCTATCGGTGATGGAACACCACAGCAATATCGTTCCTTGGCAGTTTGTCGCCGCTAAAACGGGTGCAGTACTGAAGTTTGTGGAATTGACACCGGAAGAAACTTTGGATTTGGAACATTTCCAAAAGCTGCTTTCGGATAAAACAAAATTGGTGTCGGTGGTACACGTATCTAATACTTTGGGTTGCATTAATCCAGTGACAGAAATTTGCACTCTGGCACATAAATATGGAGCCAAAGTATTAATTGATGCTTGCCAAAGTGTGCCCCACATGCCTGTTGATGTGCAGCAAATTGGCTGTGACTGGCTAGTGGCTTCGGGGCATAAAATGTTAGCTCCTACAGGTATTGGCATTTTGTATGGTAAGTTGGAACTACTGCAAGCTATGCCGCCATTTTTTGGTGGTGGTGAAATGATTGCGGAGGTGTTTTTAGACCATTCCACCTACGCAGATTTACCACATAAATTTGAAGCTGGTACACCTGCCATTGGAGAAGCGATCGCCCTTGGTGCGGCAGTAGATTATCTTACTAAAATTGGCATGAACAAAATCCATGCTTACGAAGCAGAATTGACTGCTTACCTATTCCAGCAATTAGAAAAAATTCCCCAAATTAGAATATACGGCCCCAAACCAAATGCTCAAGGTGAAGGTAGAGCTGC
Above is a genomic segment from Fischerella sp. JS2 containing:
- the sufC gene encoding Fe-S cluster assembly ATPase SufC, translating into MIIENSEVVLLVRDLTAEVDGTSILKGVNLEVRSGEIHAIMGPNGSGKSTFSKVLAGHPAYEVTGGEVIFQGQNLLEMEPEERARSGIFLAFQYPLEIPGVSNLDFLRVAYNSKRKAQGLEEIDAFDFDDLVEEKLEVVKMDSAFLNRSVNEGFSGGEKKRNEILQMALLEPKLAILDETDSGLDIDALKIVANGVNQLTSPENATIMITHYQRLLNYIVPDYVHVMAQGRIIKSGGKELALELESRGYDWLLDEFAAEVGV
- the sufD gene encoding Fe-S cluster assembly protein SufD, with the protein product MTMQVSPSPIPNSSAASLTGTLLDRDAYLTELLNRVTVSKSEGWLQEVRDRAANWVRHSTLPTTRDEEWRFTDLSALRQVKFSFQPRQISDAKGTPLSLPEAITSRLVFVNGNFAPALSAIANLPPGVKVSNLDNLPAEYQKLLQQYLAQSEGALEVLTALNTAGMTDAAVVWIDKNVMVETPIHLQFITVAEPSIMSLPRCLVVAETGSSITLIEEYTTRTGEVGVLPENTTPEFVGFTNAVTEIWIGENAQVNHTRIQCEYVADFHIGKTAVTQARYSRYTCNAITLGAKISRHNLEILQTGEQTETTLNGLTVIGGNQLADTHSAIALNYPYGTSRQLHKTIVGDRAHAVFNGKVFVPKLAQLTDAAQLNRNLLLSSKARVDTKPQLEITADNVKCAHGATVSQLEDDEIFYLQSRGIDEESARSLLVHAFAAEIIHQVPVPSLCEKLTQTVNRF
- a CDS encoding SufS family cysteine desulfurase, producing MTFTQERTLADKVRLDFPILHQEVNGKPLVYFDNAATSQKPLFVLDTLRDYYEQYNANVHRGVHTLSAKATEAYEAARDKVAAFVNAASRQEIVFTRNATEAINLVAYSWGMNNLHPGDEIILSVMEHHSNIVPWQFVAAKTGAVLKFVELTPEETLDLEHFQKLLSDKTKLVSVVHVSNTLGCINPVTEICTLAHKYGAKVLIDACQSVPHMPVDVQQIGCDWLVASGHKMLAPTGIGILYGKLELLQAMPPFFGGGEMIAEVFLDHSTYADLPHKFEAGTPAIGEAIALGAAVDYLTKIGMNKIHAYEAELTAYLFQQLEKIPQIRIYGPKPNAQGEGRAALAAFTAAEVHANDLSTLLDTEGIAIRSGHHCTQPLHRYLKIPATARASLSFYNTCEEIDVFIKALKETIDFFSGLFGEE